The following are encoded together in the Zingiber officinale cultivar Zhangliang chromosome 8A, Zo_v1.1, whole genome shotgun sequence genome:
- the LOC122011413 gene encoding probable BOI-related E3 ubiquitin-protein ligase 3, with translation MDQSAMQLGDAGPAAGATAGPLLPFCDSPALVSSDSGVFFPSASRKRPREDFSSSSSSSSSHVHRLLLDLDRLVVDHVARLRTELVGRLRRILAAAEEGASKRLRAKEEEVELARKVALALEERLKSLSIENQMWRELARSGEAAVCALRADLDRALAEAATADAESCCRGDSAAAVAARRACRCCGEMEPTVLLLPCRHLCACAVCGPAAAACPVCDSRKNGHVLVNMSD, from the exons ATG GATCAATCAGCCATGCAATTGGGAGACGCCGGGCCGGCCGCCGGAGCGACCGCCGGACCTTTGCTCCCCTTCTGCGATTCCCCTGCGCTGGTGAGCTCTGATAGTGGTGTCTTCTTCCCCTCGGCGTCTAGGAAGCGGCCGCGCGAggacttctcctcctcctcctcctcctcctcctcccacgTTCACCGGCTGTTGCTCGACCTCGATCGCCTCGTCGTTGATCAT GTTGCAAGGTTGAGGACCGAGCTGGTGGGGCGGCTGAGGCGGATCCTGGCGGCGGCCGAGGAAGGGGCGTCGAAGCGGCTGAGGGCGaaggaagaggaggtggagctggCGAGGAAGGTCGCCTTGGCGCTGGAGGAGCGCTTGAAGAGCCTCTCCATCGAGAACCAAATGTGGCGAGAGCTGGCGCGGAGCGGCGAGGCGGCAGTCTGCGCGCTGCGTGCCGACCTCGATCGGGCTCTGGCGGAGGCGGCGACGGCCGACGCCGAGTCCTGCTGCCGTGGCGACAGCGCGGCGGCGGTGGCGGCGAGGAGGGCGTGCCGGTGCTGCGGGGAGATGGAGCCGACGGTGCTGCTGCTCCCCTGCCGGCACCTCTGCGCCTGCGCCGTCTGCGGCCCGGCGGCGGCCGCCTGCCCCGTCTGTGATAGCCGGAAAAATGGCCACGTGCTCGTCAACATGTCCGATTAA